The genomic stretch AGCAGCAACCAATGCAGGAAGCAACCAACAGGGGACTTTTCAACAGTCGTCGGCAGAAGATAAATCAAAATTAGAAAGTACTATACAAATCTCAGTAGACAAGAATTTGAATACAGCAAATGCTGTAATAGACAAAGATACAATTTCTAAGTTGTTGCTTTCACAAAAAGTGGAGGAGACAAAGAAATTAATTTTAAACGTCAAAGCAGAAGGAAATATAAGCACATATAATATGAACTTGCCAAAAGACACTTTGCAAGTTCTTTCTGACAAGGTGGAAAGTCTCAAGATTACAACACCAGTATGTAGCTTGGAACTAAATAAGATGCTTCTACAAGATATAAAAGACAAAGAAGTTTCTGTCAAAGTGTCTAATAAAACAGAGAATATTGCCGAGAGCGTAAAACAAATTTTGGGTCAAAAACCAATAGTTTCAGTTCAAATCACTGCAGGGGATGCAAAATTAGAAAGCTTGGGCAAAAGTGCAGTCAAGCTTGAAATTCCGTACAAGCCATCGGCAATTGAAAAGGAAAATACTCACAAGCTTGTTGGTGTGAGGATTGATGGAGACAATATTGTAACTTTAAAGCAAAGCTTTTATTCTGCCCAGGATGGCCATTTCGTAATTTTTACAGATCATTTGAGCGATTTTTCTCTCCTTTACAGGGATGTTAGCTTTGACGATGCGTTCTATTCATATGCTAAAAAACAAATTGAGTTTTTAGCGGCAAGAGATGTTATAAAGGGTGTTGGGAAGAACAAATTTATGCCTAAGAATAATATCACACGTGCAGATTTTGTTACATTAATTGTAAGAGCATTTGGACTGGATGCTCGAGTGGACTCTAACTTTGATGATGTCCTTCCATCAGATTATTACTATCAAACGGTAGGTATCGCAAAGAAACTTGGCATTGTAAATGGTGTTGGCAAAAACAAGTTTGAACCAAAGAAAGCTATCTCACGAGAAGATGTAATGTGTATAATGGAAAGAACATTAAAACTTTTAGGTTTACTAGAAGTACAGGAAGAGCCAACAAAAGTATTAGATCAATACAGTGACAGCAATCAAATTTCAGATTATGCGAAAGATGCTATTGCTCAGCTTGTAAAGAATCAGATAGTAAAAGGCTACAATAACATGCTAAATCCAAAGAGGAATCTTACAAGGGAAGAAGCAGCTGTACTTTTGTACAATATCTATCAAAATGTGCTCTTAAGATAAATTTATGAATAACAGGGAGGGACGAGATGCTATGAAAAGAAGGCTTATTTCAATCATAACCATTTTTATTCAGCTACTGAGTCTGATTGCATATGTGCCGGCAGTTCATGCCCAAGGCTTGCCTGATTTGATTGTTACAGATATTTCGTGGCAGCCAGCAAATCCTCAGGCAGGAGATAAAGTGCTCTTTAGCGTAACAATCAAAAATATAGGTGATGCACCAACTCCGAGCGGAGTAATCCATGGTGTTGGATTTCACATTGACAATGACTTTACAAGGTTTTGGTGGACTGACAACTTCACAGGCCCCTTGCAGCCTGGAGAAGAGAAAACACTGACAGTGACAGGTGGAATGGGTGGTCCTGATAGAAATCTGCCAACCTGGGATGCTATTGGTGGGCGTCATACCGTGTGGGCGTTTGTCGATGATTACGACCCAAATCCCGGCGACGATATAACAGGTAGAATAAAAGAGAGCAATGAAGACAACAATGTATTCGGGAAAGAAATTATTGTTGCAGCTGGGTCAGGCGGACCGAGAATTGTGAGAATAAAAAGTGCATGGACAGGGCAGTATGTTTATCAGGCAGGAGACAAACTACAATACAGCTATGATATACCTGCAAACGATGCACGGTCCCAGTGGATAATTGAAGAGTTTGAAGGCAGTATCAGAATTAAAAATAGAGCAACATACAACTATATTCACATTGAAAATTATGATTCAAAGAAATATGTTGAATGTGGCAATATAGATGATAGCTGGTACAGCGCGCGCTGGGTTCTGGAAGATGCAGGTGGCTCATATAGAATTAAAAGCGTATTCAAAAATACACAGTATTTAAATATAGAAGGAAATCCCGGGTATGTTGTTTTGAGTGAAGCCTACCCTGAATGGGATTCCGCAAAATGGATCTTGGAAGATGTTGATATCACTCAAAACTTCACAGCACCACTACCTGACTTGGTTATTGAGGATGTATACTGGGATCCGGCAAATCCTCAGGAAGGAGACGATGTTTTGTTTAAAGTAAAAGTTAAAAATATTGGTGAGGGTGCTGTTAAAGAGGGTGAACAGATTGCTGCAGGTTTTAATGTAGATGGCAGGGCACCATGGTTTTGGACTGATCTTTACACAGGCGGTTTGGCGGTAGGACAGAGTATTGTCTTGCCTGTAATAGGAGGGACTGAAGGAAAGTATTGGAAAGCAAAAAGCGGGATTCACACTCTTTATTGCAATGTAGACGATTACGACCCTGACCCAAATGATGATAAAGTGGGTAGGGTAAAAGAGAGTAATGACAATAACAACTCATTCCACAAGCGACTGCCATATATTCCAAAAGCCCAACCAAAGGAAGAACCGCTGCCTCTTATGTGTGGTGCAATCTATGTTGGTGGAAAATTGAATGTTGCAAAAGATGTTTACCATAATGATACAAGAGCAGAAAATAAGGTAATGAAAATAAGAGAGAAGTTTAGTAATCTTAAGAACAACAATAATGTTGATGCTTCGTTATTTGATGAACTGGCTAAATATAAGATTGAAAAGGTGGTTGTTGGAACTCCAAATCCTGCTAACACCAAGCCAAGCAAATTTGCTATGTATTGGGATGAGAATTACTTATACGCAGTTGTTCGAGTTTATGACGCTGCAAAGAGAAAAGATGCACCAGATCCTGGACAAATATGGAATAATGACAGCGTTGAGATTTATCTTGATATGGACAGAAACAAAGAAGATTCTTATACATCAGATGATTTTCAATATTTCTTTGGCTGGAACTATTCACAGCCGATGGAGTTCAAACACAATGCAATTCAAAATGTAAGATTTACTCAACATGATTTTGATGATGGTTATGGAATGTTAATCGAGATTCCGTGGACAACACTTGGCGTATCTGCTCAGAAGAACATGGTATTTGGTTTTGATATAGCAATAGATGATAACTACGCAAATCAAACCCGCGGATGCCAATATATTTGGAATTCGAAAGATGACCAGGCATGGCAGTATCCAAATAGGTTTGGTGACTGTCAGCTTGTTTTGGGTCTGGGAACACCAAAGCAACTTCCACCACCTCAAAAACAACAAGCTCAAAAACCAGAAGCACCACCATATCAAGTACCAGCTGGCATAGGAGCGAGCGTTCCATGGATAGAGTTTGAAGCAGAAAATGCATCAACAAACGGTGATATCATAGGACCATCTTATGAGGTCAATGATGAAGCAAATGAAGCATCCAATAGAAGATTTGTAAGACTTGATCAGGTTGGAGAATATGTTGAATTAACTGCGACCAGTGAAGTAAATTCAATTGTTGTAAGATATAGCATCCCGGACAGTGACGATGGCAAAGGAATTGATGCAACAATTTCGCTTTATGTAAATGGACAGTTTAGACAGAAATTGAACCTTACATCAAGATACAGCTGGGTATATGGAGCATACCCGTGGAGCAACGACCCATCTTTTGGTGCACCAAGGTATTACTTTGATGAAGTGAGAGCATTGATTGGACAGGTTAACCCAGGAGATAAAATAAGATTGCAGGTAGACAGCGGTGATGATTCACCATACTATGATATTGACTTGATAGACATTGAAAATGTTGCACCACCACTTCCAAAACCAGACAACTTCCTGGACATAAGAGATTTTGGCGCAATACCAAATGATGGAAAGGATGATACAAAAGCTATCTATGATGCAATTTTCGCTGCAAAGCAGCAGGGAAAAGGTGTATGGATACCTAAGGGTGTATTTGAGAAATTAGAAGGACCTGTTGTTGATAATGTATATAGTGGCTTTAGTGGCACAGGCTACGTAAAAGGGTTTGATGTGATTGGAGCAACAGAAAAACTTCTCATATCAGGAATACCATCAGATGGAAATTACACAATGGAAATTAGATACTCTAACGCAACTGGAATAGATCAGGCACTTTCATTTATGGTAAACGGGCATAGATATGAAGTTTCATTGCCACCAACAGGTAGCTGGGATAGCTGGCAGACTACAACAATTGATGTTGTTCTCAATACTGGCAGAAACCTGCTTCAGATAATTCATCAATATGAAGATACAGGGAATATTTACCTTGACTATGTAAAAGTGAACACTACCTTGTTCGAAGCAGAAGACGGGTGGCTGACATGTCCAATATATGTTGATAATGTAACAATTAGAGGAGCTGGTATGTGGTACTCAACAATAAGTGGTCCATATTCGCAGTTTGTTCTAATGGGCAACAACTGCAAATTCTATGATTTTGCAATATTTGGTGAGACAAATTCAAGAATTGACGAGCTTGACGACAATGCATTCTTAGGCTGGGGAGGAACGGGCTCTGTATTAGAAAACATTTGGGTTGAACACAAAAAATGTGGATTCTGGGTTGGAAACTCTAAATATGGCAGGACGGATGGACTTGTTATCAGAAACTGCAGATTCAGAAACTTGATGGCTGATGGTGTAAATCTTTGTGATGGTACTATTAATTCAATAATTGAAAACTGCCATGCAAGAAATACTGGCGATGATGCTTTTGCGATCTGGTCGGCAACTTACAACCAAAATGTCTGGGCATGTGAAAATAACATAATTCGTAACAACACAATACAGCAACCATGGCTTGCTCAAGGAATTGCATTGTACGGAGGTAGCAACAACATTGTTGAAAACAATCTTATAATAGATATTCCAACATCTGCAGGAATATTAATTAGTACTACATTCCCGTGCATACCATTCAGCGGAACATCAGAAGTAAGAAATAATAGTATCGTAAGAGCTGGTGAACAAAGTGGCAAATTGGGAGCAATTAGAATAATGTGTGATCAGCAAGATATATC from Caldicellulosiruptor kronotskyensis 2002 encodes the following:
- a CDS encoding S-layer homology domain-containing protein, coding for MVKRLWILSLIVILLLSSFSVAFADIRVETPYMEYQGDTLKFYSTVESDIYGELSIGDEVLVAVYAIKEDGNSILLGQGKIVILDVYQDQTDGKVYYNGSNYNLIETSIPVLSALLTNSSKIKFYAASLNKISNTSNSSYSIFALPPIILPNPASVDKTTLGNSDLELSMYLPASVQISKIIKSATQTELRKDIDYVISNSKLYFKNAYVKNLSLGQNTFEIYDTLGNITILKVNVTESAQVPSNQQGSTPSQSSGSAATNAGSNQQGTFQQSSAEDKSKLESTIQISVDKNLNTANAVIDKDTISKLLLSQKVEETKKLILNVKAEGNISTYNMNLPKDTLQVLSDKVESLKITTPVCSLELNKMLLQDIKDKEVSVKVSNKTENIAESVKQILGQKPIVSVQITAGDAKLESLGKSAVKLEIPYKPSAIEKENTHKLVGVRIDGDNIVTLKQSFYSAQDGHFVIFTDHLSDFSLLYRDVSFDDAFYSYAKKQIEFLAARDVIKGVGKNKFMPKNNITRADFVTLIVRAFGLDARVDSNFDDVLPSDYYYQTVGIAKKLGIVNGVGKNKFEPKKAISREDVMCIMERTLKLLGLLEVQEEPTKVLDQYSDSNQISDYAKDAIAQLVKNQIVKGYNNMLNPKRNLTREEAAVLLYNIYQNVLLR
- a CDS encoding sugar-binding protein, with protein sequence MKRRLISIITIFIQLLSLIAYVPAVHAQGLPDLIVTDISWQPANPQAGDKVLFSVTIKNIGDAPTPSGVIHGVGFHIDNDFTRFWWTDNFTGPLQPGEEKTLTVTGGMGGPDRNLPTWDAIGGRHTVWAFVDDYDPNPGDDITGRIKESNEDNNVFGKEIIVAAGSGGPRIVRIKSAWTGQYVYQAGDKLQYSYDIPANDARSQWIIEEFEGSIRIKNRATYNYIHIENYDSKKYVECGNIDDSWYSARWVLEDAGGSYRIKSVFKNTQYLNIEGNPGYVVLSEAYPEWDSAKWILEDVDITQNFTAPLPDLVIEDVYWDPANPQEGDDVLFKVKVKNIGEGAVKEGEQIAAGFNVDGRAPWFWTDLYTGGLAVGQSIVLPVIGGTEGKYWKAKSGIHTLYCNVDDYDPDPNDDKVGRVKESNDNNNSFHKRLPYIPKAQPKEEPLPLMCGAIYVGGKLNVAKDVYHNDTRAENKVMKIREKFSNLKNNNNVDASLFDELAKYKIEKVVVGTPNPANTKPSKFAMYWDENYLYAVVRVYDAAKRKDAPDPGQIWNNDSVEIYLDMDRNKEDSYTSDDFQYFFGWNYSQPMEFKHNAIQNVRFTQHDFDDGYGMLIEIPWTTLGVSAQKNMVFGFDIAIDDNYANQTRGCQYIWNSKDDQAWQYPNRFGDCQLVLGLGTPKQLPPPQKQQAQKPEAPPYQVPAGIGASVPWIEFEAENASTNGDIIGPSYEVNDEANEASNRRFVRLDQVGEYVELTATSEVNSIVVRYSIPDSDDGKGIDATISLYVNGQFRQKLNLTSRYSWVYGAYPWSNDPSFGAPRYYFDEVRALIGQVNPGDKIRLQVDSGDDSPYYDIDLIDIENVAPPLPKPDNFLDIRDFGAIPNDGKDDTKAIYDAIFAAKQQGKGVWIPKGVFEKLEGPVVDNVYSGFSGTGYVKGFDVIGATEKLLISGIPSDGNYTMEIRYSNATGIDQALSFMVNGHRYEVSLPPTGSWDSWQTTTIDVVLNTGRNLLQIIHQYEDTGNIYLDYVKVNTTLFEAEDGWLTCPIYVDNVTIRGAGMWYSTISGPYSQFVLMGNNCKFYDFAIFGETNSRIDELDDNAFLGWGGTGSVLENIWVEHKKCGFWVGNSKYGRTDGLVIRNCRFRNLMADGVNLCDGTINSIIENCHARNTGDDAFAIWSATYNQNVWACENNIIRNNTIQQPWLAQGIALYGGSNNIVENNLIIDIPTSAGILISTTFPCIPFSGTSEVRNNSIVRAGEQSGKLGAIRIMCDQQDISGIVIKNIDLYDCTDVGIRFMGTKQANGIVFENVRINYTGSYGIYASGETKGTVIFKNVTIDNTALDKVMFETPNMTVEKLEGNNW